A single region of the Vibrio cyclitrophicus genome encodes:
- a CDS encoding IS110 family transposase: protein MSTIQTIGVDLAKNVFSIHGVDAYGKCVLRKTVKRNKLLETFAKLPPCLIGMEACSGAHHWARELLKLGHNPKIMASKFVIPYRQNEKNDANDAEAICEAVSRPKTRFVSIKSEEQQAMLCLHRIRQGLIKTRTATINQLRGLLSEFGIVMPQGRYSAQNTIGSVLEDAENGLPILARELLQDLSNKIQNLNLEVLHYDRRVSALVREMASAKALMDIPGVGEHSASAIVATVNDAKQFGSSRQFAAWIGLVPRQYSTGGHVHLGRISKRGEKHIRTLLIHGARAVIARCKEKTDRNSIWLNQLVERRGYKRAAVALAAKNARIIWALLTTGKEYKINYVSG from the coding sequence ATGTCCACCATTCAAACTATTGGCGTTGACCTCGCCAAGAATGTGTTCAGTATTCACGGCGTTGATGCATATGGCAAGTGCGTCCTACGCAAAACTGTCAAAAGAAACAAACTCTTAGAAACATTCGCGAAGTTACCGCCCTGCCTCATCGGTATGGAGGCGTGCTCTGGCGCACACCACTGGGCGAGAGAGCTACTGAAACTCGGTCATAACCCAAAAATTATGGCGTCCAAATTCGTTATTCCATATAGACAAAATGAGAAGAATGATGCCAATGACGCAGAGGCCATCTGTGAAGCGGTATCTAGACCCAAAACACGATTTGTCTCTATCAAAAGTGAAGAGCAACAAGCTATGCTTTGCCTGCATCGTATTCGGCAGGGGCTAATTAAAACAAGAACAGCGACCATTAACCAACTCAGAGGTTTGCTTTCCGAATTTGGCATTGTGATGCCGCAGGGTCGCTACTCGGCTCAAAACACCATTGGTAGCGTTCTTGAAGATGCAGAAAATGGTTTGCCTATACTCGCTCGAGAACTACTTCAAGATCTATCGAACAAGATTCAAAACCTTAACCTAGAAGTATTGCACTATGATCGCAGAGTCTCTGCTTTAGTTCGTGAGATGGCTTCAGCCAAAGCCCTCATGGATATTCCAGGTGTCGGTGAACACAGTGCAAGTGCCATTGTCGCGACCGTCAATGACGCCAAACAATTTGGCTCTAGCCGCCAATTTGCCGCTTGGATAGGGTTGGTGCCAAGACAATACTCAACAGGTGGTCATGTTCATCTTGGTCGCATCAGCAAAAGAGGCGAAAAACATATTCGCACTCTACTTATTCATGGCGCAAGAGCCGTTATTGCACGATGTAAAGAGAAAACCGATCGCAACAGTATTTGGTTAAATCAACTCGTTGAACGACGAGGTTATAAACGAGCAGCTGTCGCCCTAGCAGCAAAAAACGCTCGTATAATATGGGCATTATTAACAACAGGAAAAGAGTACAAGATTAACTATGTAAGCGGTTAA
- a CDS encoding nucleotide-binding protein, with product MTKENKSLVFYSWQSDLDKKTNQGAIRGALNKASAELGQNNYHIVIDEATSNQPGSPNIPETIMRKIQQSDIFVADVSFVDCSSNPKRLSNPNVIFELGYAVAYLGWERIILVFNEHYGSVNDLPFDFDRHRALVYEVAGKDDKNGISKLDKTITEALKLIIDNNPEKRYLSVNQSEEQVKRKRDLVNFKWLFSQVHLGTIDNLLMNFPDKISSRSTHFWEGYNAVYNSSYFHLYDKNLENLVTNLYTQWQCSLSYYHCYNSDLQGDSTFDHSSYQPNRQSDYDKLVVIGKDFQKSLNELLDFVRYNYIEIDVEATSKLAWVDYLGYQ from the coding sequence ATGACGAAAGAAAATAAAAGCTTAGTATTTTACTCATGGCAGAGTGATTTAGATAAAAAAACAAATCAAGGTGCCATTCGTGGCGCACTTAATAAAGCGTCAGCTGAATTGGGTCAAAATAACTATCATATAGTTATTGATGAAGCTACTAGTAATCAACCTGGAAGCCCCAATATTCCTGAAACAATCATGAGAAAGATTCAACAAAGCGATATCTTTGTTGCAGATGTGAGCTTTGTCGATTGTTCTTCAAATCCCAAACGATTATCTAATCCCAATGTTATCTTCGAACTCGGGTATGCTGTTGCGTATTTAGGTTGGGAACGCATCATCTTAGTATTTAACGAACACTATGGTTCAGTAAATGATTTACCATTCGACTTTGATAGACATAGAGCATTAGTTTATGAAGTAGCAGGAAAGGATGATAAAAATGGCATATCTAAACTGGATAAAACAATTACTGAAGCTTTGAAATTGATTATCGATAATAATCCAGAAAAAAGGTATCTCTCTGTCAATCAATCTGAAGAACAAGTTAAACGTAAGCGCGATTTAGTTAATTTTAAATGGCTTTTTTCTCAAGTTCACTTAGGAACTATTGATAATTTGCTGATGAATTTTCCTGATAAAATATCAAGCCGAAGTACGCATTTTTGGGAAGGCTATAACGCCGTTTACAATAGTAGCTATTTTCATTTATATGATAAAAATTTAGAGAATTTAGTAACTAACCTTTATACACAATGGCAATGTAGCTTGAGCTATTACCATTGTTACAATTCAGATCTTCAAGGTGACAGCACGTTTGATCATTCAAGCTATCAACCTAATCGCCAATCTGATTACGATAAGTTAGTAGTTATAGGTAAAGACTTTCAGAAAAGTCTAAATGAATTATTAGACTTCGTTCGTTACAATTACATTGAAATTGATGTTGAAGCTACAAGCAAACTGGCTTGGGTAGATTATTTAGGGTATCAATAG